The Maylandia zebra isolate NMK-2024a linkage group LG1, Mzebra_GT3a, whole genome shotgun sequence DNA segment ataaaaaaaaattgtgtttgtttgttttaaatatagtACTGCTTTTTGGAAgtgctgtataaaaaaaaatccactcaaTTTTACATCACATGTAACTCGCTGGTTGTAAATTTGTCCTTTTAGAGTACCTGAGGGTTTGGAGGATGTGTCCAAGGTCCCCAATTTGGTGGCTGAACTGCTCAGGAGAGGATGGACTGATGAGGAAGTCAAAGCTGCTCTTGGAAATAACCTGCTCCGTGTCATGAGTGAGGTTGAGAAGGTAAGGAATAaatgcatgcacacaaacacacacaagtaaCCTAAACCTCGATGCACTTCATGGGTTCATGTATCATTTGGAGAGCTGTGTGAAGAAGCTTGGTCAAGTTGGTTGCACACGTTTGATTGATTGGCTTGTTCAGTGGTAAACATATTTACCTTAGATGCAAAAGATCTTCAGTTTGAAAGTAGAGGACAAAGCTAGCGTACTCCCAGTGCTGATCCCAAGCCTGGATAAATGTGAGGAGGAAGGGCACctggccaaatcaaacatgcagatctGTTTCCCCTTGGGAAATTAGAGAGAGCAACCAAAAGTACCTGTTAAGACGTTTCCTCACTCCATCCATTTAAACCAGCGTGACAGAGATATCAGCCTCCTTATCTGAGGATCTGCAACGATAAGAAAGAATTAGATACTCAGCACACCTTAAAGCAATAAAATCTGATATAGCAGTTGTTTCCGGATTGTAATTCTGAGCTGGTTGATGAAGTGACTCTAGTAGATCTGTTATTCCATTAAAAACCACCAAATGAGTGTTTCCCACCTAACCCCTCAAAGTCAGGTTTTTATTCTCCACCAACTGTGAAATCATAAAATGGACATTTTCTTTGTTACAGGACCAAAAGTGCACAAGGTTGGGCTGAAATTTGGGTCCTTTTAAGTCACAGATTTTTCCACTATTTTTGAGCACCACAGAGACCAGCTGCATGACATCGTCAAGGCTGAAGAGAAAAAATCATTTCAACTAAATCAATTTTATACCAGCTGCAAATGTCTTAAAAACCAAAATCCATGATATCAAACTCTGACCATCAATATCGTGGGATATATCATCAACTCAAGAGCAACACTCCTCCAAGTTAATGCCTGCAACAAAAGCTAGACTGGATGTTTATCTGTAACAACTTAAAACGGTGCATTACTGTGCACATTCAAGGGAAGTTGATCAGGAGTGAGTGAGTTCTTTGCATGTGTGAGGCCACTCAAAGACCTGCTGTGGGGATCCGAGTCATCATGTTGGTTTCCTCTAAAATGGCTCTGAATGCAAGGTGTTTAATAATAATTCCTCCAATCACATCCATCACAAAATGTTTTGCACTAGCTGGTTTCTGCAGGTTGTCTTGTGACAAATGTCCTTTGCGACAAGTAGCAATTCACAAAGTCATTACCTAACCGAAAACTTAGATGTTTACGGTTAGGTAATGACTTGTCGAATTATATCTGCATCTCAGCTGGCTTTACAGCACCAGATAAGCATCTGCATAATGATGGGGTGTCAGGGGTAGACATTTGTTCAAACACAAGTAAGAGAAATGAGACAACTGCAGACCAACTCAGAGTGCAATTAGAAAACGTGCGCACGGGTGAATGTCTCTGAGAAGACACCCACACGGGTGAATGTCTCTGAGAAGACAAAACACACCGAGGGCAGGCttgtttgctttatttataaggcaaaaatgggttacatagtacttcctcttttaacTGTCAGGGAAGAGGTTAAACATTAAATCAGCTTATCTGATCTTTCACACACTGGGATAAGAATACAGAAGTATATCATGCTTTATCTGACATCTCAGACACTGAGGTAAGGAATACATCATGTTTTCCTTTAACAATAGACTTGGTTAGGTGATTCTTCAACAATAGGCttggttatgtgaaaatatatgaacacacaaaatataaggCATACTTGGTTAGAATATAAGGCAcacttgattatattgtattatagagatttggttataatgtataatgtagaaaatctctaacatgggggggggggggttataacATTTAACTATTGTGAGTCATTGTTCCTCATCCCCAGAAACCACACCTTCTACCAGTTTCTCtgcattattattgtttttctttgatcAAGTAGACTTAAATTTAACAGCACTATAGATAAACAGATGAACCCTCATGTGGATCACTGGGACATATGCCTGAATACAATCTCTAAGCTATCAATGATCATCTAAAGACCACtgagcttttttaaaatgtgtgtgtataagtaATGTTGGTGTTGACAGCTACTCCGTGGCTACATCAGGTTTTAAACAATGTCTTTGAATAGCAGATGGGCTCACAGTGAATACACCCCATTAGTGTTTTTGTCTCCTGCCTGACGATGTCATCTTTGTGTGTCAGGTCCGCGACAGCATGAGCAACGAGATCCCGGATGATGTTCCCATTCCAAACGAAGATGTGCAGAACCCGTGCAGAACAAGCTTCGGATACCCCAGCACTTCCGGCTCCAACGGATCAGCCCAGTCGCTCAGTACACTGGCGCTTCTGATTACACTGGTTCTCCAGGCTTGGATTACATCAACTGTTTAATGGGTGACTGTAGAACCTACAGTATGTAAGTCCTGAGTTACATCCTGAACTGTAATGCTATACCGCTGAGAGAAACTACTGCACAACTTTCTCCCCTCATGCAGTTTTTAAAGCTTTAAGACTCAATTATATTAACTAAAAtggtataaaagatggacaaacAAATTATGTtattaaagtttatttaaacCTGAGTCAGAGTTTCAATTCATCCATTTTatctcatttaaaacaaaaacagtagtAAAGGTGCCTTTTTATGGGCAGGACTGTaaacaggggttttttttccctagtTGAATAATGAAGTCACACAACTATAATCTGAGTAACACACCTGAACATTTTCACTCCAAGCagtacatttctttgttttgtaaaGTGAACAGGGCCATCTAGtgttcagagagagaaacaccatcactgaacatttttaaaacaagtttTGTCGATTTGAGTTTGCTTTACAGAGaagtaaaaaaagatttagattattttccttaaaaagtTAACACTCAGCTTTTGCACATTTTACTTtacaaagaaacaataaaacattagGTTTTAAAAGCTTACATCACCAACTGTAGTTCCAACACAAGCACCTTTGTTTGCTCACTGAAGGTAAAGTTATGTATTCACAAACAGTAAACTATCACACAACGACACTGACGGCTGAAGACATGATCTCATCTCACAGTTCGAACTAAAGGCTTTAAACACGTAAAACATCCGCACTAGTAAACATAAAAGAACATTAaacaaaccatttttttttaaaaagaatgtaAATATATATGTCTACTGGTTCCACAACGTTGTTGCGTTTTAGCTGAAGCATTCCAGACACAGACGCACTTTTCgctcagcagctgctgtggTTAGTGCATCTTGAAATTTAGCCACTTCCAGTTTTTAAGTAGAAAACAACAAGACAGTTTTTAATGCAATAGTTGGTAATAGATGTGGTTTATAGAAGGAGCATGAAGACAGAAAAACGTAATGGTAAAGAAATGGTTGTGTTTATCCACACTGATCACATCCTAACATCAGAAAAAGGACAAATGAAGCTTGTTAGTTGCACAGGAAACAAAgagccttttaaaaaaaaaacaaaaaaaaaaaactataattgATCATTTTTAGTACATCATCAGCGCCCCCTGCTGTGCTTCACGAGTATAGTCTTGGGTGTTCTGGTGATCTGTAGCTCACTCAGCGCTGCTATCTGCTGGTGAGTCAGGCAGACAGACTTAATGAAGAACTGTGTTACTGAGAAACGCAATCAAAGAGCTTTACATGACAGAGCTCCTCTGGTAACACTGGAGTGTGCCAGTTTGCTTTGAATGCCTACCACAGACATGAGCAGTGTGACCCCAGCTGCACTGGGAATGTACCAACATATTCCTACATCTCAGAAAAGGCtgacaaaacacagcaaaaggAGGCCATCGTCCCACAGCGGTGGACCGGATCCATGCGTGAAGACGCCACTGCATAGTAACAAAATGTAAAGAGACCAGATGGAAATATTGATGAAAACTGACAAAGTTGGAGCCATTGCTCTAAAGTGCATCCAGCTCTCCAGATGAGTTATGAAGAGCTAGTCACTGACCCTTGCACTGAAGCCTGTCAGAGGTAACATTTCGGCTCCTCCCCTCAAGCTAGAGTgtaaagaggaggagaagggttAAATTTAAGACACATCTCTCAGAGTTTCTGGTTCCTGTGTTTCATTGTTTGACAGCAGAGGGGGATGAGCAGGAACACCGATCCTGTAAGGCAAAGAATCTTTAGTCAACATCTTCCTGGTGGCAGACACCAGGAGGGAGTAGTTATCCGGGTTGTACTCCGACAAAGGGGCACGCGCGTGCAGTAGAGGGAGGCTGTCTCTGGTGGGCTGCGACAGGAAGAGGGGTGGTCGCCTCTGGTTCTCGCCGTCCTTCATGGAATCTGGGAGCGGTTTCCGTTTGCTTTCAGGTAGGAGCATTATGCAGAGGACGGAGAGGACAGCGAAGGAAGCGAAGACAACATGATGGAGGAAATAGCCACCATTGTTCTGGAGCTCCATCAGGGAGGAGGCGGCCCTGCCAACACAACCCAATGCCAGCACCAGGCCAAGGCAGCCACCTCTGGACGAGAGAGAGGAAGCACAGGAAAAGGAGAATAAATCACCAAGGTGAAAAGATCGCACGGTACTTTGTTTcaacccatttttttttttctttgtacttTAAAACTTCCTTTTGACTTTGCAGCAAATGGGATCAATACGTCCCATTTTCAGTTTAATCAAGAACAAAGAGACATTTACCGAACTACAGTTGGCATCACCTCACAGGTGAAGAATGCACTGAGCATGGCGAGAGCCTGAGAGAACAACAAACCCACAACGGAGAGCACCAGCACCAGGCCACCCTGCAGGTCTGTCAAACACAAACGTCAATAAAAAGAGTCATTAAAACCAGAGAGTGAAAAACTTTCTGGGATGTGATCCAAAACTTTTTCAAGGAAACTCTGAAGGGAATTTACAGTAGATCTTATGGGCCTGTGTGGATGTTACATACATGGTGTAAGGGCCAGCAGCAGGAGTGAAGACAGTCCAGTGATGATGGCAGAGAGGAGAAGCATGCCACGTCGGCCAAAGTGATTGATGGACAAACACAGGAAGATGCAGGCGAGCGCTCCAGTTACCACCCGGAGGAAGTAGCTGAAGTAGAACTTATTGGAGAAAGTGTGCAGGTTTTTGGTGAAGCAGTACTGGATGCCTGTTCCAATGAATCTGGATggcaaaggaaaaaataaaataatcaggtTGAAAGCGGGTACCTCAAATCCTAAAAATTACCCGTTAGGGAATATCTCAGTCCATCTAGCTCTGGACCTGTCGTGGCACTTGGTAATCAGTTTTGTGGTTTAAGCGCAGCAGATATTGAAAGCATGTTGTACATTTCCTGCCCTCATGGTTGATGCCATagcaacacacaaaaacaaatgaatcgTTTCCCCTTTAATTTGACCTCTTCTGTAACAAAGTAACAAACCACTGATGTGTACAGCTGATGACAAAGTATTTCCCCCCTTCCTCATTTTTTACTTTGACATATTTCCAGGATTTCAAATTTTCAggtcaaatttttttttatattagacGAAGACAACCCAACAAGGAGGAAAAAGCTAACAAAACATGCCTTTCCTGTGTGGAGAGTAGATGCCCTCCTTGCTAAATCATGAACTAACtcatactttgttttggtttagAAAGCTTAGTTCAATTTCACCAGCCACACTCAGGTCTGATTACTGCCAGTTGGATCTCGACATCACTTAAACAGGAACTCGAGTCCTCATTTGAagttcagagttcatgattcaacaataagaaagactGGGCAAAACATGGCACCATGGGAGCGATCCaaggaaaaaaacccactactgaacaaaaacaccacaaaaaGGTTTTTTCTCACTTCTCCTCAGTGTTAAGAAAAACTCAGTATCAGTTATCAAACACTCGCCTGCAGTTCTTGTTCGTTTTTGTTCAACccactgaattaaagctgaaagtctgcacttcaactccatctgagttgtttcatttaaaatgaattctggTGATGCACAGAACCAAAactgtccaaatatttatggactTCATTGTAGCGCCCCTGACTCGGGACCGCTGATTTCATGAAGAGAGGAAACTCACAAGGTGAAGCCGAGTATGAGGCAGTTCTTCCAGATGACGTGAGTCCGACGCAGCTCCAGAGCAGAGTGGTATCGTGGCTGACTGTCCTCGCCGTACACTGAATCAATCTCTGTAACCACAAACAGGGAAATCATTTAAACTGATGTCCCAACAAAGTTAAACCCCACTGAGTTTGATTTGGAAATACGTGTTGCTTCTACCAAGGAAATACCAGGGTTTAGAAATTGGTGAGGTCCAGATTTTTCTTCTCTTAATGCATCACGTTTAAGGTTTAGCGCCTGTGCTCCAACAACCAGGAGAAAACTGTACACGCCTACAGAGAAATCctagaggtgtgtgtgtgtgtgtgtgtacctgacAGCAGGGTTTCGCCAGGGTAGAGGTCGTCTTGTAGAAAAACACAATTTCTTTTAGAGAAATCCTGAAGGCTCCTCTTCGCTTGAGGAATCTGAACTGTGGCCAGCAGCCAGCGAGGAGACTCTGGAAATACCGATGCAcagctgaagaaaaaacaaacaaaaacaaactgttatTATCCATCACAAATATCAATAGCAAGTCAAAAGGCTTTGACATCTCAAACAGCAACATCATAAGTGCTTTAGTCACCATGTTATGGCCAAGTAAGTGAAAATCTGtattaaagtgtttttttaaacttgatctTATGAGTGGGTAAAAATGAGGAATCATACGGTAGGCATACTCTGCTTTATAGACAAAATATAGACATTGGGGTCATTTTTCTTCCCCATTGACTTCTAAGCAGTGTACAAGGTAGGAGTTGCCCCCTGCTCGGCATTAGAGAAAAATGCATGTTTAAAGTTTTTTGCATTGGCTTCACTTTCCAGCCTGAAAGCTCCATCCATCTTTAAAATACAGTACACTGTTTACAGCTGGGAATTACAGACACGTTTATATACAGTTCCCCCCTCCACCTGAGGTTGGAGTGTAATTAGACAGATTTCAAGGACGTGTGCGGTCTACATCATGTGCTCAGAAATTCAATAAGACTTGAGATGATTCAATTATTGTATTTGTAGTTGGAAGCTGTTGCTGTGACAACAACATGGTGGAAGTGAAATAGTCTCCCTCTTCTGGGaggaaatttttttaaaataattaaagagCAGAAACAAGATCTAAACAATTTTGATGCCGTGTCTAAAATACTTTAATTTGCCTGCAGCATTTTGTATTGCTTGGAGTACTGacagttccccccccccccaaatctaAGCTGGTAAATATGGCATTTCAGCCATCTAGCCACgatgacacaaatgcatgaacAATTTTTAGCCCAGAGCATACCATGTTAGTTTTGTAGATTCCccatgcaaaataaaaatgacacagcCTCTCCTGAGGCCTTTAAGCTGTTACCTGGCAATTTTTTCAGAGCATCTGAGTGAATGATAACACTTGTTGTTATAGGGTCTCATGTAAAGACCGTTTGAGCGAGGACTGGGCGTTATCTACTAAAATATCCCAGAtaacaattaaacaaacatgGAGATTCTTGTGAACTCGGGTGTGGCTTGCTTGAAGAGGCCTGAGACAGGAACGAAGATCGCATTATGTTATGGCGTGAGGACGGCACATAGAGAACCGCtggggaaaaacaaacagcGTGTTTACCTGTGCGCCTCCAAAAACACTACCAGCTGACTCACCACCAATAGGACAGCAGAAGAACTAAAGGCAAAGTGGCCACCGCCTGGAGGACGGGCCAATCACGGGACAGAACCGCAATGCCTGGCAACAGCAGTTCTGCCAGCACGCCGAAGAAACCACTGACCATAGCAACCATCAGACGATGGGGAGGGTCGCAAAGCTCCAACCCTAAGGggataagaagaagaaaaaagaaagcatcaGAGCACAGCTGAAGGAAAGCAAACCTATTCATCCCGTTGCTATGGCAGCCACCTCGTGCCTAAAGCACACTGTAGCACATCCTCAAACTTCATGTCAGCACAGGTCATGTAGCATGTAAGGGTGAAAGCCCCGCCTACCTTCACCTCCTGTTTGGTTTAAGAGAAAAGGAAATGCCAAATGGAACAGCCAGGAAATTTAAAAGTCCCATTTTAGGTGATTTCAATAAGAATCAGtcttgtttttctaatttaaaagTTAATTCCTCAACATCTGtcctttatttagtttttatttacacTTATCACTTTCTAAATCTTTGATAGAGTCACCCACTCATCCAGGGTTCAATCGGTTTAACTTCTGTACCACCATTAAGACTGCTTTTAAACCCTCATAGGCAGAAAAGGAAGTGGCTTATCTCAAGTGACTCCTGCCATCAAAGACCTGACCTCCCAATAGGGGAGACCTGAAGTCCACCCTCGTgcaaaaacatgaaaaccaGCATTAAAACATAGAATCTGCTCTCAAattgtcaaaataaaatttCAACATATTAAgtttataaattttttttttcttttaaagaaagaaggaTGAAGTGGAACGGTTTTCAGTGTGGACGTGGTCGTTAGGGTAGTGAGGAGCTCACTTCCTGGTTGCCCTGCCTTCAGTCCTGTCCTGCTATTATATCCTCCTGCCTATAGCaccccccacaaaaaaaaaaaaacccaaacaaaaaacaaaacatttacccCTCTCAGCCTAACCCCACACAGCAACATAATCGGACAgtccaagaaaagaaaaacaaacaaacaaacaaacaaaaacaacgccAAAACAAACCCTGGAGTGAATTTCGACCTGACCTTGCAGGAATGTGGGAGTACGcctcccacattcctcccaTTTCTCATATGCATCTACAATCTCCACCTTCGCTCACTGCGAATCACTACCAAGCAGAGAAGTTTTGCTGAATCTCCTGCTGAAGACTGAAAGCTGAGGACTTTTCATAGTGGGGTGGCTCACTTGTGCCGTTTGccccacagagagaggacagctGAAGTATGACCGACCTTCACACCTCTTAGCTCAGCTCCAGTCACCTGCCTGCTGTCAGTCACAGCCTGGTTTCTTTAGTTACCAATATAATATCCATCTCCAGTGTGCCTGCTACAAACAACTGAAGCTATAATTCTAATAACAGAAAAAATTCCTGCTCCCCCCCAATAGTCTTGAATGGTAGCATATTTGTACACCTACCAGTCACTGGGTAAGCCTGTGACTGGTACTAGGGTTGCGCCCACTTTTGCCTTCAGGACTGTTTTAAGGCTTCATGACAGATTCAACAAGATGCTGGAAATATTTCTCAGAGACTTCGGTCCAGGCTGACATGATGGCATCACAGATACTGCAgatccaccacatcccaaaggtacTCTGAGGCCATCCGAGTTCAGTGAACTCAGTCATGTTAAAGAACTGTAGTGACTGGACCAAGTGGACCACGGTCACTGCTCAGGTATTTATTACATATCGACATGTCTCTGTGCATTATCCCTTACACTGTCAACAAATCAACTTCGCTCATTCTGATTAATGACAGTCTCCTGCCACAGCCTGTGAGCAGGAGAAAGTCCACAACTAGCTGGTGAACACAGTAACATTTAACAACAAAAGAATCAACTAGATATgtaggcaggaggaaaagaggaagacctcaagAGGAGATTCAtgaatgtagtgaaggaggacatgcagcagcagatctgctGTCGGCGACCTGAATGGAGCAgccaaaagaggaaaaaagaaagggaatTATGACCACAATACGTAATGTCTCTGCACGACTTGTATATTTTAGTCTCCTAATAAAATTATATGACCAGACAAATGTGGAAGTTTGTCTGACGGATGATGTGATTTCATGAAAGTTATTTAATTATTCCTCATGTTATCAGAGGCTTCATGATGGAAGCTGAACTGATTAGAGACACTTGGTGGTTATATTTATCTACAGCCTCTCTTTGCAAACTACACAGTTTAATGAATACGGATAATAGAAATGAGCAGTGATGCAAATGCTCCAAacaactttcacaataaaatgcTGTCAAGTTTAGCATAGAGTTTGAAGCATGAACGCATCTTAACTAATTTGTCTGGAGAATCAAACATGAAGCACTGCAAACGGTGGTCTATCAAAGATACTGCTTTAGACTGAAGGTGAGGAGATTTAGTTTAATGCAATGCTGCAGTATATCCTTTAATGCATGAATTTCAGACTTTACTATGAAAGTATCAAGTCTCATTTCAGGACTCTCCACAAATAAAGATAAGATGGGCAAGATTGACCTGCTTCTGTGGGGACAACAAGGGCTTCTATCTTTTCCACTGATAAGATTAGTTCAGCACAGCACGGTGTACAGATAATTAGCTGGGCAAATACATTAACATTATTTAACTTTTACACGACATCAGATTTTTCTCAATAGAAAGATATAGTATCAGGTATCATTGCAATCTCTTGTTCAATGATttaagaaggaaaacaaaataaaagagagaCAGCAAGCTGATGAGCACGCTTTAAAGTTGAAACCATAACCCCGGAGAGCATGTCAGGCTGAGGGATTTTCCCCTCAATGACACGGCACGCCATGACAGATGCACAGTAACGATCATGTGCCACTTGTTATTTACCCTCTGGCCTCTTATGTGTGTAAGTAAAATGTGAACATGTGaccagtccataaaacctttttCTACTTCAGTGAGAAAGCTCGACTGCCAGACATC contains these protein-coding regions:
- the slc22a31 gene encoding putative solute carrier family 22 member 31, coding for MDYETKVFPHTGGYGRYNRIVVVFSWFPSFAVTLNLFSDVFYTLIPDSYHCKPDPTLLPSAFLLSNFSTQGYLNLTIPWVNGSGRSHCELYKYPPNSSDLSENAPRERVPCTTGWEYSHVAGLQSNFVTEWNLVCSDYWKIPVQHICFMTGWILGYIFLGTLCDWLGRRRGFLLSVGLSSLLGVALCLSRSVVVFLLLRLSQGASLAGLFVSSYIARLELCDPPHRLMVAMVSGFFGVLAELLLPGIAVLSRDWPVLQAVATLPLVLLLSYWCCASVFPESPRWLLATVQIPQAKRSLQDFSKRNCVFLQDDLYPGETLLSEIDSVYGEDSQPRYHSALELRRTHVIWKNCLILGFTLFIGTGIQYCFTKNLHTFSNKFYFSYFLRVVTGALACIFLCLSINHFGRRGMLLLSAIITGLSSLLLLALTPYLQGGLVLVLSVVGLLFSQALAMLSAFFTCEVMPTVVRGGCLGLVLALGCVGRAASSLMELQNNGGYFLHHVVFASFAVLSVLCIMLLPESKRKPLPDSMKDGENQRRPPLFLSQPTRDSLPLLHARAPLSEYNPDNYSLLVSATRKMLTKDSLPYRIGVPAHPPLLSNNETQEPETLRDVS